AACACCGGTGCGACGAGGGGGCTGAACCAGTCGCCCCGACCGATCTGCGTCGCGAAAATCCACCCGGTCACCGAGTGGAGTGCGACCGCGGTCGGGAGAGCGAGTGCTGCCGTCCAGAACATGAGCGTGCGGTCACGCTCGCGTCCAGCGTCGGTATCAGCAACACCCAGTGCGAGTCGCGACCCGCGAGCGGCCAGGTCGCGGCGGGTCAGCAGCCACAGATACCAGAGGTTTAGCACGCCATAGAGGATGACGATACCGAAGTCCCACACCATCGGCGAGCGGAAGTCCGGCGAGGTGAAAAACTGGTAGAGTCGCTCGGGCCGCCCGATGTCTGGGAGGATGAGCAGGCCTGCGACGGTGATACAGGCGAGGCTGACCAGCACGCCGAGCCGTGCGAATCCCTCGTAGCGGTGTGAATGGAAGAACTTCGGAGCACTGGAGATGATGAGTCCCCCGGCAGACAGCCCGACGAACAGGACGAACATCATGATGTACAGTCCCCACGAGAAGACGTTGCGCATCCCCGTGGCGACCAGCCCCGTGGTGAGTTGGTAGCCCCAGGCTGCCAGTCCAGCGACCATGAGGGCTGCGAGCAGACCGAGCCACAGCCGTCCTTTCGTCCCGAAGGCCGGGATTGCGATCCGTGACGAGTCAGCGGCCATCAGTCATCACCTCCGGACCCCACTGCCGGGACGTGTGGAGCGGCATCACCCTCGATGGAGTGGGGGCTCCCACCCGAGTCGCTACTGTCGCTTCCGTCGGCGTCAGACGGCACGTCCTCGGCTCCATCGGACCACGGAGAAACATCGTCGAGTTCGCTCTCCATTTTATCCGACGTTTGCGGCCGGCCGGGACTCATCTCGCCGCTGAGATAGTGCGTCTTCGGGTTCGTCCCGCGGTCTTCGAGGAGCTGGTCCGTCTCGTACTCGTTGATGTACTTCGAGACGGTACTCCCCTCGTCGTCGAGGTCGCCGAAGATGCGTGCGTCGGCCGGACAGTTGACGACACAGGCCGGGTCGAGTCCCTCGTCGACGCGGTGGCTACAGAACGTACACTTCTCGACGACGCCCTGTGGACGGGCGGCAACGTCGCCCGTCCCCTCCTCGGGCATCTGCTCGGGTTCGTCCCAGTTGAACACCCGTGCGTTGTACGGGCAGGCCGCCATGCAGTAGCGACAGCCGATGCACTTGTCGTAGTCGATCTCGACGATCCCGTCGTCCCGGGTGTACGTCGCGTTGACCGGACAGACCTTCACACAGGGCGCGTTTTCGCAGTGTTGGCACGCCGTCGGCTGGTACTCCATGTCCAGCGAGCCACTGCCGCCGTCTTCGGGATAGCCACCGGACGGGGTGTCAATCTTGTCGCCGCCCTCCGTCAGGACGCGGTTCCAGAACTGCCCCATCGGGACGTTGTTCTCCTGTTTACACGACACTGCGCATGCCTGACAGCCGATACACCGCTCCTGGTCGATTACTAGGCCGTAGTTCGTCATTGTTAGTCACCTCCTGCGCGCGGTGCGTCGGCACCGGCCCCGCGCGGGTTATCGGCTTCGTACTTGTCCGTATCGACGTCATCGGGGGCCGGTTCGACTTCGACACGGACGTCGTAGAACGCCATCGTCTGGCCGACCTCGCTGACCTCGTTGTGCGTGAGGTCGTTGTGGTGGCCCGCGACGTAGTCGCGTGACCACCATCCCTGGTCAGTGTTTACCAGCCCCGGCTGGAACGCCTCGTTGTACTTCGCCTTCACGATCATCTCGCCGCGGTCGTTGTGCACCCGGACGTACTCGCCGTCCTCGATGCCGCGAGCCTTCGCATCCGACGGATGGATGTCCAGCTGTGGTTCGGGGTTGACCTCACGCACCCAGTTCAGCATCTCGTACTGCGAGTGGATGCGGAACCGACTGTGCTTCTGCATGAACATCAGCGGGTACTCGTCGGCCTTCTCGTAGTCGTCGGCTGTCCGGTCTTCGAGTGGCCGCGGGAGGTCGAACGTCACGCCCTCCTCGCTCGGGGCGTCGTCGTCGTACATCTTGATTCGCCCCGTGTCGGTGGGGAACGCATCGGTGAACTTGACGATAGGAATGTTCTGCTTCTTCTGTGTGCCCTGCTCGGACAGCGTCTCGAAGTCGATGGCGTCGTCCCGGCTGGCGAGTTCCCGGAGCAGTTCGCGTTTTGTCTCCGGGAAGTAATCACCAAATCCAAGTCGCTCCGCGAGCCCGCGGATCGCGTAGTAGTCATCTCTAGCCTCCCACATCGGCTCCTGTACCTTGTGTCGATAGCTGATGTGTGGATGGGACCCCCAGCTGGAAACGATGTCCTCCTGTTCGAACCAGTGTGGGACCGGGAAGATTATGTCTGCATGCTGGACCGTATCCGTGTGATGCATGTCCGCGACGACGAACATCTCGAGGCTCTTGATAGCCTCTCTGAACCGCTGTCGGTCCGGGAACTGGTTGCCCATCATGTTCGACTCGATTGAGTAAACGGCCCTGACCTTGTGCGGGTCACCGTCGATCATCGCGTCCGGGTAGTCGGAGAAGCGCACCGATGGTCCGGGATCAGCATCTTCGGGCGTACTCCAGCCGCCGGTACTGAGCGTTGCACCGCCGGAGTGGTGCGCGTGGATGTTTCCGTGCCGGCCGTAGTCACCGGTCAGCCCCATCAGCATCGCATAGGTCTGGCCGAAGATGTGCCCGTGTTTGTACCGCCCGAGCGCGTAGCTCGGGGCGATGCCACCGGGGCCACGAGTCGCCAGCCACCGGACTGCAGTGCGGATGTTCTCCGCGTCGACACCGGTCTGCTCGGCGACTTCCGACGGCGCGTAGTCAGCTACGTGGTCTCGAAGTCTGGTCAGTGCCGTCTCACACTCGATGCCGTCGACAGTGAACTCCCCGAACAGCGCATACGGGCCGTCGGTCTCGGGTTCGAGTTCGACTGCCGTG
The genomic region above belongs to Haloarcula hispanica ATCC 33960 and contains:
- the dsrO gene encoding sulfate reduction electron transfer complex DsrMKJOP subunit DsrO; translated protein: MTNYGLVIDQERCIGCQACAVSCKQENNVPMGQFWNRVLTEGGDKIDTPSGGYPEDGGSGSLDMEYQPTACQHCENAPCVKVCPVNATYTRDDGIVEIDYDKCIGCRYCMAACPYNARVFNWDEPEQMPEEGTGDVAARPQGVVEKCTFCSHRVDEGLDPACVVNCPADARIFGDLDDEGSTVSKYINEYETDQLLEDRGTNPKTHYLSGEMSPGRPQTSDKMESELDDVSPWSDGAEDVPSDADGSDSSDSGGSPHSIEGDAAPHVPAVGSGGDD
- a CDS encoding molybdopterin-dependent oxidoreductase — its product is MTDDDGVYRRDVLKASGAAAALGLGGGEFFQTLVESGDGTGPSNRDSGIESYVGQNEVIQTVCSPNCRGKCPIDVHVRDGQVKKVEPHPPEDEQYKRACVLGLSHTQRVYDPTRLKYPMKRTDWSPDEPNPDGRGPDAEFERVSWDEALDLVADKMQSLKADFGPESVLFHVGFGNYGQSGTAFSRLASLFGSTQPASTIDTNVGRGFNRVTGTGFYLPSTNEAEDWENANTIIVWGSDLFSSQFQMDASEVLDAVENGAKLVVVDPVYTTTASKADLWLPVKPGKDVHLALAMMHTVFEDGTYDEQFLRQRTTGPALVRKDTGDLLKSSTVFDDGSDDQVVAVEQGSNTAVELEPETDGPYALFGEFTVDGIECETALTRLRDHVADYAPSEVAEQTGVDAENIRTAVRWLATRGPGGIAPSYALGRYKHGHIFGQTYAMLMGLTGDYGRHGNIHAHHSGGATLSTGGWSTPEDADPGPSVRFSDYPDAMIDGDPHKVRAVYSIESNMMGNQFPDRQRFREAIKSLEMFVVADMHHTDTVQHADIIFPVPHWFEQEDIVSSWGSHPHISYRHKVQEPMWEARDDYYAIRGLAERLGFGDYFPETKRELLRELASRDDAIDFETLSEQGTQKKQNIPIVKFTDAFPTDTGRIKMYDDDAPSEEGVTFDLPRPLEDRTADDYEKADEYPLMFMQKHSRFRIHSQYEMLNWVREVNPEPQLDIHPSDAKARGIEDGEYVRVHNDRGEMIVKAKYNEAFQPGLVNTDQGWWSRDYVAGHHNDLTHNEVSEVGQTMAFYDVRVEVEPAPDDVDTDKYEADNPRGAGADAPRAGGD
- the nrfD gene encoding NrfD/PsrC family molybdoenzyme membrane anchor subunit, translated to MAADSSRIAIPAFGTKGRLWLGLLAALMVAGLAAWGYQLTTGLVATGMRNVFSWGLYIMMFVLFVGLSAGGLIISSAPKFFHSHRYEGFARLGVLVSLACITVAGLLILPDIGRPERLYQFFTSPDFRSPMVWDFGIVILYGVLNLWYLWLLTRRDLAARGSRLALGVADTDAGRERDRTLMFWTAALALPTAVALHSVTGWIFATQIGRGDWFSPLVAPVFIAKALVSGLGLLLVVSVLADRLTNYEVDREELTSLGKILGIFLALHVVYLLAAERLPHAWANHFEFWAITSSFLIGESVYFWLWTVVGGAVPLVMLMIPSLRKRVSVIFTASLLAVFGTMFEGIRLVFTGYEVANIALPPGISTGGEYAGITTDIWATAGAYTPTLVEVAVTLGIVAFGALIVTLGLKYVPIQRVERPESYATDGGRQERQ